Proteins encoded in a region of the Raphanus sativus cultivar WK10039 chromosome 8, ASM80110v3, whole genome shotgun sequence genome:
- the LOC108820972 gene encoding uncharacterized protein LOC108820972, protein MERRNEAMMIKRSKWQYPQVGLPTPRILQLPRRQSVRRSSAKGKTTTQKDQGVKLEALFHQERSFDRGGGGPVLMEAGRRREKVAEGREIGGSLTSPSNEVDEAKWRFQTEMLRSECNLLRIEKEIALKKMERRKKRMEKTLRSAVHTLLSGRQRISEGKKESKVLEDEISYLIEKLNELKSPKVNKDMEEARNFRHNFDKQACVLRRELEKFDEEGEVCVKGIQKMAEASFLFNNNNGNIDTLSSKMEALSILSKTIDLQDVSVQDMHTEKDCSSHCKAVMRKIADQVRAEAEQWSQMQEMLGQVRNEMEELQSCRDFWQNRALESDSQIQNLHSSVESWRRKALSSEVKFRNIQAEVCGLQEEIKRLRKEGNKLEPEKNKLPTESEKRVLICRLKENRHSNNGDWSKYSEGRTAKPCSRPPLREIKNGSVAATRQRNTPMS, encoded by the exons ATGGAGAGAAGAAACGAAGCGATGATGATAAAGAGATCGAAGTGGCAGTACCCACAAGTGGGCCTTCCTACGCCGAGGATTCTCCAGCTGCCACGTAGGCAGAGTGTTCGACGAAGTTCAGCAAAGGGCAAGACAACGACACAGAAGGACCAGGGAGTGAAACTGGAGGCTCTGTTTCACCAGGAGAGGTCTTTTGATCGAGGAGGAGGGGGACCTGTTCTGATGGAGGCGGGaaggaggagagagaaagttgcGGAAGGGAGAGAGATCGGTGGGTCTTTGACGTCGCCTTCTAACGAAGTAGATGAAGCCAAGTGGAGGTTTCAGACGGAGATGTTGAGATCAGAGTGTAACTTGTTAAGGATTGAGAAAGAGATTGctttgaagaagatggagaggaggaagaagcgAATGGAGAAAACGCTTAGATCCGCTGTTCATACTCTTCTCTCT GGGAGACAGAGAATCTCAGAAGGGAAGAAAGAGAGCAAAGTTTTGGAAGATGAGATAAGCTATTTAATTGAGAAACTTAATGAGTTGAAGTCTCCAAAAGTCAATAAGGACATGGAAGAAGCTAGAAACTTCAGACATAACTTTGACAAGCAAGCTTGTGTCTTAAGAAGAGAGCTTGAGAAGTTCGATGAAGAAGGAGAGGTTTGTGTTAAAGGGATTCAGAAAATGGCAGAGGCTAGCTTCTTGTTCAACAACAATAACGGCAAT ATAGATACATTGAGTAGTAAAATGGAGGCGTTGTCGATTCTCTCCAAAACCATTGATCTTCAAGATGTATCTGTACAAGACATGCATACTGAGAAAGACTGTTCTAGTCACTGCAAAGCAGTTATGAGGAAGATCGCGGATCAAGTAAGAGCAGAAGCTGAGCAATGGTCACAAATGCAAGAGATGTTGGGTCAAGTGAGGAATGAAATGGAGGAACTTCAATCTTGTCGCGATTTCTGGCAAAACCGCGCTCTCGAATCAGATTCTCAGATACAGAATCTACATTCCTCA GTTGAAAGTTGGAGAAGAAAGGCGTTATCATCAGAAGTAAAGTTTAGGAACATACAAGCAGAGGTTTGCGGGTTGCAAGAAGAGATCAAAAGATTGAGGAAGGAAGGTAATAAGTTGGAACCAGAGAAGAACAAGTTGCCAACAGAATCAGAGAAGAGAGTATTGATTTGTAGGTTGAAAGAAAACAGACATAGCAACAATGGAGATTGGTCTAAGTACAGTGAAGGAAGAACAGCAAAACCGTGCTCAAGACCGCCTTTAAGAGAGATTAAGAACGGTTCAGTGGCAGCAACAAGGCAGAGAAATACTCCAATGTCATGA
- the LOC108819078 gene encoding electron transfer flavoprotein subunit alpha, mitochondrial produces MTRALLLRALTKKKKLVPPNAHRSISIITNLSRCISTLILAEHESGSIKPQTVSTVVAANQLGESSSVSLLLAGSGSSLQEAASQAASCHPSVSEVLVADSDRFEYPLAEPWAKLVDFVRQQRGDYSHILASSSSFGKNILPRVAALLDVSPVTDVVKILGPNEFIRPIYAGNALCRVRYTGPGPCVLTIRTTSFPVTPVTESKKATISQIDLSNFKEEFVSRSRYVGQSTQDTERPDLGSARVVVTGGRALKSVENFKLIENLAEKLGGAVGATRAAVDAGYVPNDLQVGQTGKIVAPELYMAFGVSGAIQHLAGIKDSKVIVAVNKDADAPIFQVADYGLVGDLFEVIPELLEKLPEKK; encoded by the exons ATGACGAGAGCCCTTCTCCTCAGAGCtctgacgaagaagaagaagctcgtCCCCCCCAACGCTCATCGATCCATCTCCATCATCACCAACCTCTCTCGATGC ATTAGCACTCTGATTCTAGCGGAACATGAGAGCGGTTCCATCAAACCTCAGACAGTGAGTACAGTAGTTGCAGCGAACCAATTGGGTGAGAGCTCTTCAGTTTCTTTGCTATTAGCTGGTTCCGGCTCTTCTCTTCAAGAAGCTGCTTCTCAAGCTGCCTCTTGTCATCCTTCTGTTTCCGAG GTACTTGTTGCTGATTCAGATAGATTTGAGTACCCTTTAGCTGAACCTTGGGCAAAATTAGTTGACTTTGTTCGGCAACAAAGAGGAGATTACTCTCACATCCTTGCTTCCTCTAGCTCATTTGGCAAAAACATACTACCCCGAGTTGCGGCTCTTTTGGATGTCTCTCCTGTTACTGATGTTGTCAAAATCTTAGGACCCAACGAGTTTATCAG GCCTATATATGCGGGAAACGCCTTGTGTAGAGTTCGTTATACTGGTCCTGGTCCTTGTGTTTTGACTATTAGAACTACATCTTTTCCTGTTACCCCAGTAACTGAGTCAAAGAAAGCTACTATCTCTCAGATTGATCTCTCAAATTTCAAAGAAG AATTTGTGAGTAGATCCAGATACGTGGGGCAATCAACTCAGGATACAGAACGGCCTGATCTTGGAAGTGCACGTGTTGTGGTTACAGGTGGAAGGGCGTTAAAGAGCGTTGAGAACTTTAAATTGATCGAAAATCTTGCAGAGAAACTTGGCGGAGCAG TTGGTGCGACTCGTGCTGCGGTTGATGCTGGATATGTTCCTAATGATCTTCAG GTGGGGCAAACGGGGAAAATAGTAGCACCAGAGTTATACATGGCGTTTGGTGTTTCAGGAGCTATTCAACACTTAGCTGGAATTAAGGATTCTAAGGTGATTGTGGCAGTTAATAAAGACGCAGATGCACCTATTTTTCAG GTAGCTGATTATGGACTTGTTGGAGATCTTTTTGAGGTGATACCAGAGTTGCTGGAGAAGCTTCCGGAAAAGAAATGA
- the LOC108819312 gene encoding phenylacetaldehyde reductase has protein sequence MSSEEEKTVCVTGASGYIASWIVKLLLLRGYTVKASVRDPNDPRKTEHLLALEGAEERLQLFKANLLEEGSFDSAIDGCQGVFHTASPFYHDVKDPQAELLDPAVKGTINVLSTCLKTPSVKRVVLTSSIAAVAFNGMPRTPDTIVDETWFADPEYCRAAKLWYVLSKTLAENAAWKFAKENDMQLVSINAAMVIGPLLQPTLNTSAAAVLSLIKGAQTFPNATFGWVNVKDVANAHIQAFENPEANGRYCLVERVAHYSEVVNILHDLYPDFQLPEKCADEKIFIPTYKVSKEKAESLGVEFVPLEVSIKETVESLQDKGFIRF, from the exons ATGAGCAGCGAAGAAGAGAAGACGGTGTGTGTGACAGGAGCTTCAGGTTACATTGCTTCGTGGATCGTCAAGCTTCTCCTTCTCCGTGGCTACACCGTTAAAGCCTCTGTTCGTGATCCAA ATGATCCGAGGAAAACAGAGCATTTGCTTGCGTTAGAAGGTGCAGAGGAAAGGCTTCAATTATTCAAAGCAAACTTGTTAGAAGAAGGCTCCTTCGACTCAGCAATCGACGGTTGCCAAGGAGTTTTCCACACTGCATCACCATTCTATCACGATGTCAAAGATCCtcag GCTGAGTTACTTGATCCAGCAGTGAAAGGAACAATTAATGTTCTAAGCACTTGCTTGAAGACTCCCTCTGTTAAGAGAGTCGTCTTAACCTCATCTATAGCAGCTGTTGCTTTCAATGGAATGCCTCGAACACCCGATACCATAGTTGATGAAACTTGGTTCGCCGATCCTGAATATTGCAGAGCTGCCAAG ctATGGTATGTACTCTCCAAGACATTAGCTGAAAATGCAGCGTGGAAGTTCGCGAAAGAGAACGATATGCAGCTGGTTTCGATAAATGCAGCAATGGTGATTGGTCCTCTTTTACAGCCAACGCTCAACACTAGTGCTGCTGCAGTACTAAGCTTGATCAAAG GAGCACAGACGTTTCCTAATGCGACATTCGGGTGGGTTAACGTCAAAGATGTAGCAAACGCTCATATTCAAGCGTTTGAGAATCCAGAAGCTAATGGAAGATACTGTTTAGTGGAGAGAGTTGCTCATTACTCTGAGGTTGTTAACATTTTGCATGATCTTTACCCTGATTTTCAACTCCCTGAGAA GTGTGCAGATGAAAAGATATTTATTCCAACCTACAAAGTGTCAAAAGAGAAAGCAGAGTCTCTTGGGGTTGAGTTTGTGCCATTGGAGGTTAGCATAAAGGAGACTGTTGAGAGTTTGCAAGACAAAGGGTTCATCAGATTCTGA
- the LOC108819311 gene encoding probable sucrose-phosphatase 1 isoform X2 produces MERLTSPPRFMIVSDLDDTMVDHHYDPENLSLLRFNSLWEDAFRHDSLLVFSTGRTLPMYKKLRKERPMLTPDVIITSVGTEIAYGKSIVTDDTWVDIMNHKWDRGIVEEETSKFPELTIQRECDQRPNKVSFFIDKSKAQEVTKELYQRLEKRGLEIKIIFSGGKALDVLPKGGGKGQALAYLLNKLKTEGKLPVNTLVCGDSGNDTELFTIPNVYGVMVSNSQEELLEWYEENAKDNAKIIHASERCVGGILEAIGHFKLGPNLSPRDVYGLLECKEDNVNPGREVIKFFLFYERWRRGEADNCEAYIACLKASCHPAGVFVHPSGAEKSLRDTIDELEKYHGDKKDKKFRVWTDQVLATQTTPGTWMVKLDKWEQTGNERKCCRTTVKFTSKENGGYVWENVQQTWSEEAEIKDDSNWII; encoded by the exons ATGGAGCGGCTAACATCTCCTCCTCGTTTCATGATAGTCTCGGATCTTGATGATACAATG GTTGATCACCATTATGATCCTGAGAATCTCTCTTTACTGAGGTTCAACTCACTCTGGGAAGATGCTTTTCGCCACGACTCTCTTCTTGTTTTCTCAACAGGAAGAACACTGCCCATGTACAAGAAGCTGAGGAAAGAGAGACCAATGTTAACTCCTGATGTTATCATTACCTCTGTAGGAACTGAGATAGCTTATGGCAAGTCCATAGTTACTGATGATACTTGGGTTGATATCATGAACCATAAATGGGACCGAGGAATCGTCGAAGAAGAAACCAGCAAGTTCCCTGAGTTGACTATTCAG AGAGAATGTGATCAGAGACCAAACAAGGTTAGCTTTTTCATTGACAAGAGTAAGGCTCAAGAAGTGACCAAGGAGCTATACCAACGGTTGGAGAAACGTGGA TTGGAGATTAAAATCATTTTCAGTGGAGGAAAAGCTTTGGATGTTTTACCAAAAGGTGGAGGCAAAGGACAAGCTCTTGCTTATCTCCTGAACAAGCTCAAGACTGAAGGGAAGCTTCCTGTTAATACTCTTGTCTGTGGTGACTCTGGAAACGACACTGAGCTCTTTACCATTCCTAATGTTTATGGTGTCATG GTAAGCAACTCTCAAGAGGAGTTGTTGGAGTGGTATGAAGAGAATGCGAAAGACAATGCAAAGATAATCCACGCGAGTGAGAGGTGTGTGGGTGGGATTTTAGAAGCCATTGGTCATTTTAAGCTCGGTCCAAATCTTTCTCCGAGAGATGTTTATGGCTTATTGGAGTGCAAGGAGGATAATGTAAACCCGGGTCGTGAGGTTATCAAGTTTTTCTTGTTCTATGAGAGATGGAGAAGAGGTGAAGCTGACAACTGTGAGGCATACATAGCATGTCTCAAAGCTTCATGt CATCCTGCTGGTGTCTTTGTTCATCCATCTGGTGCTGAAAAATCTCTAAGAGACACCATTGACGAGCTTGAGAAGTACCATGGAGACAAAAAGGACAAGAAGTTTCGGGTTTGGACAGATCAAGTTTTGGCAACACAGACTACTCCTGGGACTTGGATGGTAAAGCTTGATAAATGGGAACAAACTG GGAATGAAAGGAAATGCTGCAGAACAACTGTCAAGTTCACCTCGAAG GAAAATGGAGGATATGTGTGGGAAAATGTGCAGCAAACATGGTCGGAGGAAGCAGAGATAAAAGATGATAGCAACTGGATCATCTAA
- the LOC108819311 gene encoding probable sucrose-phosphatase 1 isoform X1, translating into MKFRERLTCSSPLYPHSCLSQFLKTKASSSSYTKSYFLQVDHHYDPENLSLLRFNSLWEDAFRHDSLLVFSTGRTLPMYKKLRKERPMLTPDVIITSVGTEIAYGKSIVTDDTWVDIMNHKWDRGIVEEETSKFPELTIQRECDQRPNKVSFFIDKSKAQEVTKELYQRLEKRGLEIKIIFSGGKALDVLPKGGGKGQALAYLLNKLKTEGKLPVNTLVCGDSGNDTELFTIPNVYGVMVSNSQEELLEWYEENAKDNAKIIHASERCVGGILEAIGHFKLGPNLSPRDVYGLLECKEDNVNPGREVIKFFLFYERWRRGEADNCEAYIACLKASCHPAGVFVHPSGAEKSLRDTIDELEKYHGDKKDKKFRVWTDQVLATQTTPGTWMVKLDKWEQTGNERKCCRTTVKFTSKENGGYVWENVQQTWSEEAEIKDDSNWII; encoded by the exons atgaagTTTAGGGAAAGGTTGACTTGTTCTTCCCCGCTCTACCCTCACTCTTGTCTCTCTCAGTTTCTCAAAACcaaagcttcttcttcctcttacACCAAATCGTACTTTCTTCAG GTTGATCACCATTATGATCCTGAGAATCTCTCTTTACTGAGGTTCAACTCACTCTGGGAAGATGCTTTTCGCCACGACTCTCTTCTTGTTTTCTCAACAGGAAGAACACTGCCCATGTACAAGAAGCTGAGGAAAGAGAGACCAATGTTAACTCCTGATGTTATCATTACCTCTGTAGGAACTGAGATAGCTTATGGCAAGTCCATAGTTACTGATGATACTTGGGTTGATATCATGAACCATAAATGGGACCGAGGAATCGTCGAAGAAGAAACCAGCAAGTTCCCTGAGTTGACTATTCAG AGAGAATGTGATCAGAGACCAAACAAGGTTAGCTTTTTCATTGACAAGAGTAAGGCTCAAGAAGTGACCAAGGAGCTATACCAACGGTTGGAGAAACGTGGA TTGGAGATTAAAATCATTTTCAGTGGAGGAAAAGCTTTGGATGTTTTACCAAAAGGTGGAGGCAAAGGACAAGCTCTTGCTTATCTCCTGAACAAGCTCAAGACTGAAGGGAAGCTTCCTGTTAATACTCTTGTCTGTGGTGACTCTGGAAACGACACTGAGCTCTTTACCATTCCTAATGTTTATGGTGTCATG GTAAGCAACTCTCAAGAGGAGTTGTTGGAGTGGTATGAAGAGAATGCGAAAGACAATGCAAAGATAATCCACGCGAGTGAGAGGTGTGTGGGTGGGATTTTAGAAGCCATTGGTCATTTTAAGCTCGGTCCAAATCTTTCTCCGAGAGATGTTTATGGCTTATTGGAGTGCAAGGAGGATAATGTAAACCCGGGTCGTGAGGTTATCAAGTTTTTCTTGTTCTATGAGAGATGGAGAAGAGGTGAAGCTGACAACTGTGAGGCATACATAGCATGTCTCAAAGCTTCATGt CATCCTGCTGGTGTCTTTGTTCATCCATCTGGTGCTGAAAAATCTCTAAGAGACACCATTGACGAGCTTGAGAAGTACCATGGAGACAAAAAGGACAAGAAGTTTCGGGTTTGGACAGATCAAGTTTTGGCAACACAGACTACTCCTGGGACTTGGATGGTAAAGCTTGATAAATGGGAACAAACTG GGAATGAAAGGAAATGCTGCAGAACAACTGTCAAGTTCACCTCGAAG GAAAATGGAGGATATGTGTGGGAAAATGTGCAGCAAACATGGTCGGAGGAAGCAGAGATAAAAGATGATAGCAACTGGATCATCTAA
- the LOC108820403 gene encoding uncharacterized protein At1g43920, Chloroplastic-like: protein MMSSGCEDSSVNTMGIRGIPEQCGCGRRTGIYTSKTKENSGRTFFRCPTFRNDHLYKWVDEAVYEEVQDALPKVDCFASDLRKLKMEINSLKNVEEELKEDLRKASNEVKKLNVIMKVGFLVASVSCIIIIIPFVFINLTLIVDCFITKMKTQISTVFFLDATNTILIF, encoded by the exons ATGATGAGTTCGGGTTGTGAGGATTCGTCTGTGAATACGATGGGTATTCGTGGTATCCCGGAGCAATGCGGTTGTGGTCGAAGAACTGGGATTTACACATCAAAAACGAAGGAAAATTCAGGAAGAACTTTCTTTAGATGCCCAACGTTTCGAAAT GATCACTTGTATAAATGGGTAGATGAAGCTGTCTACGAAGAGGTTCAAGATGCATTGCCTAAAGTTGATTGCTTTGCATCGGATTTGAGGAAGCTCAAAATGGAGATAAACAGCCTCAAAAATGTGGAGGAAGAGTTGAAAGAAGATCTCAGGAAGGCTAGCAATGAAGTTAAGAAGCTGAATGTGATCATGAAAGTGGGTTTTCTGGTGGCATCAGTTTCCTGTATTAT CATAATCATCCCCTTCGTCTTCATCAATCTCACACTCATCGTTGATTGCTTCATCACCAAAATGAAGACCCAAATCTCTACAGTTTTCTTCCTCGATGCCACCAATACCATCCTCATCTTCTAA